The following proteins are encoded in a genomic region of Mesotoga sp. Brook.08.105.5.1:
- a CDS encoding transposase — protein RQDKYHLSIKSWKENWESLSTFFQYPEELRRLVYTTNPIESVNRQLRKVTKNKGVFPTDTSLLKMAYLAIINITKKWTVRTLEWSKILTQLVIKYERLAKYIS, from the coding sequence AAGACAGGACAAATACCACTTGTCAATAAAAAGCTGGAAGGAAAACTGGGAATCTCTCTCAACCTTCTTTCAATATCCAGAGGAACTGAGAAGATTGGTTTATACAACTAATCCCATTGAATCAGTTAATAGACAACTGAGGAAGGTAACGAAGAATAAGGGAGTCTTTCCTACGGATACTTCTCTCTTAAAGATGGCTTATCTAGCAATAATAAATATAACAAAGAAATGGACAGTAAGAACCCTTGAATGGTCAAAGATCCTTACTCAACTTGTGATAAAGTATGAAAGATTAGCTAAGTACATAAGCTGA